One window from the genome of Myripristis murdjan chromosome 6, fMyrMur1.1, whole genome shotgun sequence encodes:
- the LOC115361007 gene encoding zinc finger protein 536-like, which translates to MALSSPPIPTDFSALADIPVHTDLHPSTHPPTESLINLATHPIRCQMALLANQIMDARILSSMNGRVELSQFLRVPNQSIVPQVNSTQEDNRKNRKYPCPLCGKRFRFNSILSLHMRTHTGEKPFKCPYCDHRAAQKGNLKIHLRTHKQGILGKGRGRIREENRLLHELEERAILRDRQMRAGHIGHQQTSNITQLQKHQLPQTASSQPQFSLTPSGAMESLSHTSTSPKVTAIHDEPIQPPPTGFRCSFCKGKFRKQQELERHIRILHKPYKCTLCEFAASHEEELIGHVETAHITADSGAGQKPSMGGSDKGKPTGEFPCEVCGQTFSQAWFLKGHMRKHKDSFEHCCQICGRRFKEPWFLKNHMKVHLNKLAAKSKLPAEHEASVNMTNLTQDPQTNLYSQYISSLHNRFLTAERASQPDYNQILATAGIEMKVREMLGRMISSGPAPLNDGENSPLMGLNHLHPPLSSNGMEYLQKAIADRDTLNSGGFPGWQIMTPGLAVEQQIFSPKDQQPCSYRDERCLSVDDGKVCLGDPDTKVISRPSSPGSLSHHGPTEIIAETGSSHSGSSQDNCPQSSSPATGEKVYRCPLSSDYTGTQPTSLSFHLDRYHFPHWQSSRDISSPLQPTSTSSSPNSNPKIRPRSRENWSPAAGHYLGLDSHDENALLMNKKSDLTDKDSGRDNALPGQPRKSQYEPLDLSVRPESVTSHADMSPGVLVQMSGVFSNGHSSSITRRLQSYCNAMAELNVKSTYQSDLLVPGKKEEITQNAEYGRLVNHNSAGHDDEGAFTKSVSDQEREEENGDATKWKMQNNNTEPEEPGQVSEKPEKPGQWSRAVAESPISSLENLTPGQGHPLLHQGNLLSFLRSPGSLSNMPASAHKASLNGVGTMEKESASARKPFQCRYCPYSASQKGNLKTHVLCVHRKPFDNSLYPDRRLRRSHTPQRASGLPPSAAGDTGAPGRDQISVTSLCGT; encoded by the exons ATGGCGCTCTCATCTCCACCAATTCCAACAGACTTCAGTGCACTTGCTGATATTCCCGTCCACACGGACCTGcacccatccacccatccacccaca GAGAGCCTCATTAACCTGGCCACCCACCCAATTAGGTGCCAGATGGCGCTTCTAGCCAATCAAATCATGGACGCGAGGATCCTTAGCAGTATGAATGGGAGAGTAGAGCTTTCCCAGTTCTTGAGGGTCCCCAACCAGAGCATTGTGCCCCAGGTGAACTCCACCCAGGAAGACAACCGCAAGAACCGGAAGTACCCGTGCCCATTGTGTGGAAAGCGTTTTCGCTTCAACAGCATCCTGTCTCTtcacatgcgcacgcacacaggcGAGAAGCCCTTCAAGTGCCCTTATTGTGACCACAGGGCTGCGCAGAAGGGCAATCTGAAGATACACCTCCGCACTCACAAGCAAGGCATCCTGGGCAAAGGCCGTGGGCGAATAAGAGAGGAGAATAGGTTGCTTCATGAGCTTGAGGAGAGGGCTATATTAAGGGACAGGCAAATGAGAGCAGGCCACATCGGCCATCAGCAAACATCAAATATAACCCAACTTCAAAAGCATCAGCTGCCACAGACTGCCTCCTCACAACCCCAGTTCTCCTTAACCCCCTCTGGCGCTATGGAGAGCCTGTCACATACATCCACATCCCCGAAGGTGACTGCCATCCATGATGAGCCCATCCAGCCGCCGCCCACAGGTTTCCGCTGCTCATTTTGTAAGGGCAAGTTCAGGAAGCAGCAGGAGCTTGAGCGCCACATCAGGATTCTGCACAAACCCTATAAATGCACCTTGTGTGAATTTGCTGCCTCGCATGAGGAGGAGCTCATCGGGCACGTGGAGACGGCCCATATAACAGCAGATTCAGGGGCAGGACAGAAGCCTTCCATGGGCGGCAGCGATAAGGGGAAGCCTACTGGCGAGTTCCCCTGTGAGGTGTGTGGTCAGACCTTCAGCCAGGCCTGGTTCCTCAAGGGCCACATGAGGAAGCACAAGGACTCCTTTGAACACTGCTGCCAAATCTGCGGACGTCGTTTCAAAGAGCCCTGGTTTCTCAAGAACCACATGAAGGTCCACCTCAATAAGCTGGCTGCTAAGAGTAAACTCCCTGCCGAGCATGAAGCATCTGTTAACATGACAAACCTAACACAAGACCCCCAGACCAACCTCTACTCCCAGTACATCTCCAGCTTACACAACAGGTTCCTCACGGCCGAGagagccagccagccagactACAACCAGATCCTGGCCACAGCAGGCATCGAGATGAAGGTCCGGGAGATGTTGGGGAGGATGATTTCCTCAGGCCCGGCCCCTTTGAATGATGGAGAGAACTCTCCTCTAATGGGTTTGAATCATCTCCACCCTCCACTGAGCTCAAACGGTATGGAATACCTACAGAAAGCAATCGCCGACAGAGATACGCTCAACAGCGGTGGCTTCCCAGGTTGGCAGATCATGACACCAGGACTGGCTGTTGAACAACAAATATTCAGCCCTAAAGACCAACAGCCGTGTTCCTACCGGGATGAGAGATGTCTGTCTGTAGATGATGGGAAAGTGTGTCTTGGTGACCCAGACACCAAAGTGATCAGCAGGCCCAGCAGCCCAGGCAGCCTGAGTCATCATGGGCCAACAGAGATCATTGCAGAAACAGGGTCCTCCCACTCTGGCAGCAGCCAGGACAACTGCCCACAGTCCTCTTCCCCAGCTACAG GTGAGAAAGTCTACAGGTGTCCACTCTCCAGTGACTACACCGGTACACAGCCAACCTCCCTCAGTTTCCATCTGGATCGTTACCACTTCCCCCACTGGCAGAGCAGCAGGGATATTTCTTCCCCTCTGCAGCCCACTAGCACCAGCTCCAGCCCTAATTCCAACCCCAAGATCAGGCCCCGATCCAGGGAAAACTGGAGCCCAGCTGCAGGCCACTACCTCGGCCTGGACAGCCACGATGAAAATGCCTTGCTCATGAACAAGAAGTCTGATCTCACTGACAAAGATTCAGGCAGAGACAATGCTCTACCCGGTCAACCCAGGAAATCCCAGTATGAGCCCTTGGATTTGTCAGTGAGACCAGAGTCGGTCACCTCTCATGCAGACATGTCTCCTGGTGTACTGGTGCAGATGTCTGGTGTTTTTAGTAATGGACATTCCTCCTCCATTACTCGCAGGCTGCAGAGTTACTGTAATGCCATGGCTGAACTCAATGTGAAATCCACATATCAGTCTGACCTGTTGGTGccgggaaaaaaagaggagatcACACAGAATGCAGAGTATGGGAGGCTGGTAAATCACAACTCTGCCGGTCACGATGATGAAGGTGCTTTTACGAAATCAGTGTCTGAccaagagagggaagaagaaaatgGCGATGCCACCAAGTGGAAGATGCAGAATAACAACACTGAGCCAGAAGAGCCAGGGCAGGTGAGCGAGAAGCCCGAGAAGCCGGGGCAGTGGAGCCGAGCCGTGGCTGAGTCTCCCATCTCCTCCCTGGAGAACTTGACACCGGGGCAGGGCCATCCGCTCCTGCACCAGGGGAACCTGCTCTCCTTCCTCAGATCCCCTGGTAGCTTAAGCAACATGCCTGCCAGCGCACACAAAGCCAGTCTGAACGGCGTGGGGACCATGGAGAAAGAAAGTGCATCAG
- the uri1 gene encoding unconventional prefoldin RPB5 interactor 1: MAEKGNSSTEQLVGIDRLREEHQKVVRDCESRIQHWNKVSGDYEALADRLKTLPDQLSYDIMVPFGPLAFMPGKLVHTNEVTVLLGDNWFAKCSAKQAQKIVDHRMKYVQRELDDLHRTAKNFEARVGFVKELEHVSNSEGGFVDIKEEVGNNEAVVTKGKHRIAHKPNSKPKLDAVLDLDEEKGESGGESGDEGSRKGILTEEELWARLDELERQEEQQDEQDRLSDTADTNGEDTSSSSEEEKEGDAAHPVNGCPKPSWTSVPHSKLPPSRDMIEEEDEEEGSCLPTIYFSHTVEPKKVRINTGKNTTLKYSERKEQKEHSKKKKKNGHNNGHSHHELHKITTPADIYRLFVDVKNGEPIPRKSILKSRSRENSVCSDTSESSAADFEERRIIGRSFSHDEATHSDTSDGITEEDSPTAVPLHPASRFEAFSGTVVEKDPMPTVVPHLTIAPPALPTILERKQEEVASDVAPPAQEPPKRVSKFKAARLQQK, translated from the exons aTGGCCGAGAAGGGCAACAGCAGCACGGAGCAGCTGGTGGGCATTGACAGGCTTCGAGAGGAACACCAGAAG GTTGTGAGAGACTGTGAAAGTCGGATTCAGCACTG GAATAAAGTATCCGGCGACTATGAGGCCCTAGCAGACCGCCTCAAGACTCTCCCAGATCAACTTTCTTATGATATCATG GTGCCGTTTGGCCCTTTGGCCTTCATGCCTGGGAAACTGGTGCACACCAACGAGGTCACCGTGTTGCTCGGAGACAACTGGTTCGCCAAGTGTTCTGCCAAGCAGGCTCAGAAGATCGTCGATCACAGGATGAAAT ATGTGCAGCGTGAACTTGATGATCTGCACCGGACAGCGAAAAACTTTGAAGCCAGAGTGGGGTTCGTGAAGGAGCTAGAACATGTGTCAAAT AGTGAAGGAGGCTTTGTTGACATCAAAGAGGAGGTTGGAAACAATGAGGCTGTTGTCACCAAAG GAAAGCACAGAATAGCGCACAAACCCAACTCCAAGCCCAAACTGGATGCCGTGTTGGATCTAGACgaggagaaaggggagagtggaggagagagcggagatgaggggagcagaaaaggcatactgacagaggaggagctgtgggCCAGGCTGGACGAGCTCGAGAGACAGGAGGAGCaacaggatgagcaggacag GCTGTCTGACACTGCTGACACAAACGGCGAGGACACGTCTTCTTCctctgaggaggagaaagagggcgACGCTGCTCATCCGGTGAACGGGTGTCCGAAGCCGAGCTGGACGTCCGTGCCTCACAGCAAACTGCCGCCCAGCAGAGACATGATagaggaggaagacgaagagGAAGGCAGCTGTTTGCCCACCATCTATTTCTCTCACACGGTCGAACCCAAGAAG GTGAGAATAAACACGGGAAAGAACACCACGCTGAAGTACAGTGAAAGGAAAGAGCAGAAGGAACATtcgaagaagaaaaagaaaaacggcCACAACAACGGTCACTCTCATCATGAACTTCACAAAATCACAACACCAGCCGACATCTACAG GTTATTTGTGGATGTGAAGAACGGGGAGCCCATCCCGAGAAAGTCCATCTTGAAGTCGCGAAGCCGAGAGAACAGCGTCTGCAGCGACACCAGCGAGAGCAGCGCCGCAGACTTCGAGGAGCGGCGCATCATCGGACGCAGCTTCAGCCACGACGAGGCGACGCACAGCGACACCAGCGACGGCATCACGGAGGAGGACAGCCCCACGGCGGTCCCGCTGCACCCCGCCAGCCGGTTTGAG gcgTTTTCAGGCACAGTGGTAGAGAAGGACCCGATGCCCACGGTGGTTCCCCATCTGACCATCGCCCCACCAGCTCTGCCCACAATActggagaggaaacaggaggaggTGGCTTCAGATGTGGCTCCCCCGGCCCAGGAGCCCCCCAAGAGGGTGTCAAAGTTCAAAGCCGCCAGGTTGCAGCAGAAGTGA